A section of the archaeon BMS3Bbin15 genome encodes:
- the aldA gene encoding lactaldehyde dehydrogenase, translating to MLISKLYINGEWVEPSTKEYLTKLKTATGEVYGKFPAATKEDVDRAVDSAYEAQKKWERLTSVERSKFLYKAIALITYRKQELAEILMDEVGKPEKEAYQEVEGVIDQLQYYAEFARKITGEVVEGTKFERIIYQYKVPYGVVVAIIPWNFPAAMTVRKIGPALITGNTVVLKPSSDTPFTAAWIVKIFQEAGLPQGVLNMITGKGSVIGDHLTSHKRVSLITLTGETRTGQLIMKSASSIMAKLILELGGKAPFIVWRDANIELAAKVLMWAKYWNAGQSCVAAERLYVHEEVYDKFMNTFINMTKTLKLGEPRESDMGPLINKVQVEKVQSYVEQAVAQGAKVTYGGKKPDLEGKYRGGFFYMPTILENVTQDMTVFREEIFGPVIGAMKVHDFDEVITLANDSDYGLASYLFTSDLSLGIKAAREMKFGELYINMPGPEATQGYHTGFRLSGQAGENSKVGIEEYLKVKNIYTDYSKDPTSGEVIPPYKN from the coding sequence ATGTTAATTTCTAAACTTTATATAAATGGTGAATGGGTAGAACCATCCACCAAAGAATATCTCACAAAGCTAAAAACCGCAACAGGGGAAGTGTATGGGAAGTTTCCAGCAGCTACAAAAGAGGATGTAGACAGAGCTGTAGATTCTGCTTATGAAGCACAAAAAAAATGGGAAAGGCTAACTTCTGTAGAAAGGTCTAAGTTTTTATACAAGGCAATTGCACTTATAACTTATCGAAAACAAGAACTTGCAGAAATATTAATGGATGAAGTAGGTAAACCTGAAAAGGAAGCGTATCAGGAGGTGGAAGGGGTAATAGACCAGTTGCAATATTATGCAGAGTTTGCAAGAAAAATAACAGGAGAGGTAGTAGAAGGTACAAAATTCGAGCGCATAATCTATCAATATAAAGTTCCATATGGAGTGGTAGTAGCTATTATCCCCTGGAACTTTCCTGCAGCCATGACTGTGAGAAAGATAGGCCCGGCATTAATTACAGGAAATACTGTAGTTTTAAAACCCAGCTCAGACACGCCTTTTACAGCAGCCTGGATAGTGAAAATATTTCAAGAAGCAGGACTACCTCAAGGAGTTCTTAACATGATAACAGGAAAAGGTAGCGTAATTGGAGACCATCTAACATCCCATAAAAGAGTATCATTGATTACCTTAACAGGTGAGACAAGAACAGGGCAACTAATTATGAAGTCTGCATCTTCAATCATGGCGAAACTTATCCTTGAACTGGGTGGTAAAGCACCATTTATAGTCTGGCGGGATGCAAATATAGAGCTTGCAGCGAAAGTTTTAATGTGGGCAAAATACTGGAATGCCGGACAGTCCTGTGTTGCTGCAGAGAGGCTCTATGTACATGAAGAGGTGTATGACAAATTTATGAACACTTTCATTAACATGACAAAAACGCTCAAGCTGGGTGAACCCAGAGAAAGCGATATGGGACCACTTATAAACAAAGTACAGGTAGAGAAAGTTCAAAGCTATGTAGAGCAGGCGGTAGCTCAGGGTGCTAAAGTAACATACGGTGGTAAAAAACCAGACTTAGAAGGTAAATATAGAGGTGGATTTTTCTATATGCCTACAATCTTAGAAAATGTAACGCAGGACATGACAGTGTTTCGAGAAGAAATCTTTGGCCCGGTTATAGGAGCTATGAAAGTGCACGATTTTGATGAAGTAATTACATTAGCTAACGACTCTGATTATGGATTGGCTTCATATTTGTTTACTTCAGATTTGAGCCTGGGCATAAAAGCTGCTAGAGAGATGAAGTTCGGAGAACTGTATATTAATATGCCAGGACCGGAAGCAACACAGGGATACCATACAGGATTTAGACTTTCAGGGCAGGCAGGGGAGAACTCAAAAGTTGGAATAGAAGAGTATCTAAAAGTTAAAAATATCTACACAGATTATAGTAAAGACCCTACCTCAGGAGAAGTAATTCCTCCGTATAAAAACTAA
- the dmdA gene encoding 2,3-dimethylmalate dehydratase large subunit, with amino-acid sequence MGATITEKILAHKAGKRKVEPSEIVDAEVDYVMLNDVTGLPAFDVFRKFGKKAQPIREKSVLIPDHYVPNKDIPSAEQAKAMREFAGKYKTHYFEVGRSGVCHQLMIEKGFVAPGRLIIGADSHTCSYGALGAFSTGVGSTEAASAMALGRLWFRIPETQKFVVEGKAGKNVMGKDIILHIIGDIGVDGALYKAMEFYGSAIETLPLADRISISNMAIEAGGKAGIIPPDDTVFRYLEGRVKGNYKPVYADRDAEYSEVFEYDAEDIPPTVAKPFLPSNTSPASELGNITIEQAYLGSCTNGRIEDLRVAANILKNRKVHPNVRMIIVPATQDVYEKALNEKLIEIFIKAGAFFSGPTCGACLGGYMGVLAKGERAISSTNRNFIGRMGHKDSEVYLANPKVVAASAVTGRITDPDELD; translated from the coding sequence ATGGGTGCAACTATTACTGAAAAAATTCTTGCACATAAAGCTGGAAAAAGGAAAGTGGAACCTAGTGAAATTGTAGATGCTGAAGTAGATTATGTCATGTTAAATGATGTAACAGGACTTCCTGCTTTTGATGTCTTCAGAAAATTTGGGAAAAAGGCACAGCCTATCAGAGAGAAGAGTGTTCTTATCCCTGACCATTATGTTCCCAATAAAGACATACCAAGCGCAGAGCAGGCAAAAGCCATGCGTGAATTTGCAGGAAAGTACAAAACCCACTACTTTGAAGTTGGAAGGAGTGGTGTGTGTCATCAGCTCATGATTGAAAAGGGTTTTGTTGCCCCCGGAAGGCTCATAATAGGGGCAGATTCGCATACCTGCAGCTACGGTGCTCTGGGTGCCTTTTCCACAGGTGTGGGGTCAACCGAGGCAGCCTCGGCCATGGCTCTCGGAAGGCTGTGGTTCAGAATACCCGAGACTCAGAAATTCGTAGTCGAAGGAAAAGCTGGCAAAAACGTCATGGGCAAGGATATAATCCTTCACATAATCGGTGATATCGGTGTGGACGGAGCACTGTACAAAGCCATGGAGTTCTATGGTTCTGCTATTGAAACTCTACCCCTTGCAGACAGGATAAGTATATCAAATATGGCAATTGAAGCTGGAGGAAAGGCAGGAATTATACCTCCTGATGATACAGTTTTCAGATATCTTGAGGGCAGAGTAAAAGGCAATTATAAACCAGTCTATGCTGATAGAGATGCAGAGTACTCTGAAGTTTTTGAATATGATGCTGAGGATATTCCACCAACTGTAGCAAAACCATTCCTGCCCAGTAACACATCTCCCGCAAGTGAGCTTGGGAATATAACAATAGAGCAGGCATACCTTGGCTCCTGCACAAATGGAAGAATTGAAGACCTGAGAGTTGCAGCAAATATTCTGAAGAACAGAAAGGTGCACCCCAACGTAAGAATGATAATTGTGCCAGCAACTCAGGATGTGTATGAAAAGGCTCTGAATGAAAAGCTTATAGAAATCTTTATAAAAGCAGGTGCTTTCTTCTCAGGACCAACCTGCGGAGCATGTCTGGGTGGCTATATGGGTGTGCTTGCAAAAGGCGAGAGAGCAATAAGCTCAACCAACAGAAACTTCATCGGAAGAATGGGGCACAAGGATAGCGAAGTCTATCTTGCAAATCCAAAGGTTGTTGCTGCCAGTGCAGTTACCGGAAGGATAACAGACCCGGATGAACTCGATTAA
- a CDS encoding sodium/calcium exchanger protein, with protein MVNKNIAAIGSAVFLTLPWIIIRFSGFSLTPPLAAFLSGVAIIGAAFLLSWAAETSEIDVPRSASLAFVALIAVMPEYAVDIYFTWQAGQAPQSPYVHYAVANMTGANRLLIGIGWSMVFLLAIFWKNNTDKKFVELDKSINLEILFLLAATLYAFTLYFKSDISIFDTLIFISLYIAYIILAMRSPHEEPELEGVPSFLASFGSLKRKLSVLLFFVFSGFIILISVESFSEGLIKSASHLGINPFLMVQWVAPLASESPELIVAAYLIKRARTTASLNALISSKLNQWTLLIGTIPVVYSLSLGGIGALPLDHRQSEELLLTAAQSLFAIAVILNLRVSVPEALLILALFLVQFFIPGVGGRVELSVVYIVLSLILFIWRREYLIKALKGFSL; from the coding sequence ATGGTTAATAAAAATATAGCTGCCATAGGCTCTGCAGTTTTTCTTACTTTACCCTGGATTATTATCAGGTTTTCTGGTTTCTCATTAACCCCTCCTCTGGCAGCCTTTTTATCAGGTGTTGCAATAATTGGTGCTGCCTTTCTTTTAAGCTGGGCTGCAGAGACCAGTGAGATAGATGTGCCCAGGTCAGCTTCCCTTGCCTTTGTTGCTCTGATAGCTGTTATGCCTGAGTATGCTGTGGATATATATTTCACCTGGCAGGCTGGTCAGGCGCCTCAGAGCCCCTATGTTCATTATGCTGTTGCTAATATGACTGGTGCAAACAGGCTTTTGATAGGCATAGGCTGGTCTATGGTATTCCTTCTGGCAATTTTCTGGAAAAATAATACTGATAAGAAATTCGTTGAACTGGATAAATCCATAAATCTTGAGATTTTATTCCTCCTCGCAGCCACATTATATGCCTTCACTCTATATTTCAAATCAGATATATCCATTTTTGACACTTTGATTTTTATTTCTCTATATATAGCCTATATTATTCTGGCTATGCGCTCACCACATGAAGAACCTGAGCTTGAAGGAGTCCCCAGTTTTCTTGCATCATTTGGCAGCTTAAAAAGAAAGCTTTCAGTCCTTCTATTTTTTGTATTTTCAGGCTTCATAATATTGATTTCGGTTGAATCCTTCTCAGAAGGGCTTATAAAAAGTGCATCTCATTTAGGTATAAATCCTTTTCTTATGGTGCAGTGGGTAGCTCCTCTCGCGAGTGAGTCGCCAGAGCTTATTGTTGCTGCCTATCTTATTAAAAGAGCAAGGACAACAGCTTCTCTGAATGCATTAATTTCTTCAAAGCTGAATCAGTGGACTCTGCTTATAGGCACAATACCGGTAGTTTATAGCCTTTCTCTTGGCGGTATTGGAGCCCTGCCACTTGACCACAGGCAGAGTGAGGAGCTTCTTCTCACGGCAGCCCAGAGTCTTTTTGCCATTGCTGTAATTCTGAATCTCAGGGTATCTGTTCCGGAAGCACTTTTAATTCTCGCCCTGTTCCTTGTTCAGTTTTTCATTCCGGGTGTTGGGGGAAGAGTTGAGCTCTCTGTTGTGTATATTGTTCTTTCTCTGATACTGTTTATATGGAGGAGGGAGTATCTGATAAAGGCTTTGAAGGGATTTAGCCTGTAA
- the mscS_1 gene encoding small-conductance mechanosensitive channel, with protein sequence MILDIQVFGISVFSLAKVVLIMLVSVLFARGIRINMKRSLKDRIKKDHLDILTKSVYYGIILLGLLSVLPILGFNLSGILLAGGIAGLTIGFASQKIVSNLISGVFLMIERPIKVGSQVNVKDVSGYVEDISIISTIIRTYGGLYIRIPNETVFTNIITNYVANVARRFEYVVGIRYRDNADKAIEIITNLIEEHPLALKNPQPAVFVNDLGDNAVNISVKIWAPATEWYGVKMELLWKIKKELEAQGIGIAFPQRVVWFANTLEKHEIEDK encoded by the coding sequence GTGATTCTCGATATACAGGTATTTGGTATTTCTGTCTTCAGTCTTGCAAAAGTTGTTTTGATTATGCTGGTTTCCGTTCTGTTTGCCAGAGGAATAAGAATCAATATGAAGAGGTCTCTTAAAGATAGAATCAAGAAAGACCATCTGGATATCCTTACAAAATCTGTTTACTATGGCATAATTCTCCTGGGACTGCTTTCTGTGCTTCCTATACTCGGCTTTAACCTCTCAGGCATTCTGCTTGCAGGCGGAATCGCTGGATTGACAATAGGTTTTGCCAGCCAGAAAATTGTGAGTAATCTGATATCTGGAGTCTTTTTAATGATTGAAAGGCCTATTAAAGTGGGTAGTCAGGTAAATGTGAAAGATGTTTCTGGTTATGTTGAAGATATAAGCATAATCTCCACAATAATTCGGACATATGGCGGTCTTTATATAAGGATACCAAATGAAACAGTCTTCACAAACATTATAACGAATTATGTGGCCAATGTAGCGAGGCGATTTGAATATGTGGTGGGGATAAGGTACAGGGATAATGCTGATAAGGCCATCGAGATAATAACAAATCTGATTGAGGAGCATCCTCTTGCCCTAAAAAATCCGCAGCCAGCTGTTTTTGTTAATGACCTGGGAGATAATGCTGTGAATATAAGTGTGAAGATATGGGCACCGGCCACCGAATGGTATGGAGTAAAGATGGAGCTTTTGTGGAAAATAAAAAAGGAGCTGGAGGCACAGGGTATAGGAATCGCCTTCCCCCAGCGTGTTGTATGGTTTGCCAACACTTTGGAAAAGCACGAAATTGAAGATAAATGA
- a CDS encoding comEC family competence protein — protein sequence MKIKVVMENSVINPINTCGEHGLSLLIEKNGRRFLFDTGQSHRIIDNIIAMNIDLGSLDGIIISHGHYDHTGGLKAVVEASGGIDIYSHPEIFISRYGKKPFNRYIGMPFRREDLESIGARFIPVVEPLEITENLWISGEVPRRTDFEGKDKNLYVLDGQKEKIDSFRDDFSLYAVLEEGVLVIAGCAHAGVINILEHAKEVTGVDNIYGIIGGTHIGLSNEENRIKTLEYLKKLDLKFLAPNHCTGLDVISRLKAIYGDRMHFASVGADFSF from the coding sequence ATGAAAATCAAAGTGGTGATGGAGAACAGTGTTATTAACCCCATAAATACATGCGGTGAACACGGACTTTCCCTTCTCATTGAGAAGAATGGCAGACGCTTTCTCTTTGACACCGGGCAGAGCCATAGAATTATTGATAATATCATTGCTATGAATATAGACCTGGGAAGCCTTGATGGAATAATAATAAGCCATGGACATTATGACCATACTGGTGGACTCAAAGCTGTTGTTGAAGCTTCGGGTGGTATTGATATTTACTCTCATCCGGAAATATTTATATCAAGATATGGAAAAAAGCCTTTCAACAGGTATATTGGCATGCCCTTCAGGAGGGAAGACCTTGAGAGTATAGGAGCCAGATTTATACCTGTTGTTGAACCACTTGAAATTACAGAAAATTTATGGATAAGCGGTGAGGTTCCCAGAAGGACAGATTTCGAAGGTAAGGATAAGAATCTGTATGTACTTGACGGCCAGAAGGAAAAGATTGACAGCTTCAGAGATGACTTTAGCCTCTATGCTGTTCTGGAGGAAGGTGTTCTTGTTATAGCTGGATGTGCCCATGCCGGAGTGATAAATATTCTTGAACATGCAAAAGAAGTAACCGGTGTGGATAATATTTATGGAATTATCGGTGGGACCCATATAGGGCTTTCCAATGAAGAAAATAGAATTAAAACTCTTGAATACCTGAAAAAACTCGATTTGAAGTTTCTTGCACCAAACCACTGCACAGGCTTGGATGTTATATCCCGGCTAAAAGCAATCTATGGTGATAGAATGCACTTTGCATCGGTAGGTGCTGATTTCAGTTTTTGA